The Cucurbita pepo subsp. pepo cultivar mu-cu-16 chromosome LG15, ASM280686v2, whole genome shotgun sequence genome contains the following window.
GTGTCCAAAGCTCACCGCTTGTAGATATTGTGTCCAAAGCTCACCGCTTGTAGATATTGTGTCCAAAGCTCACCGCTTGTAGATATTGTGTCCAAAGCTCACCGCTTGTAGATATTGTGTCCAAAGCTCACCGCTTGTAGATATTGTGTCCAAAGCTCACCGCTTGTAGATATTGTGTCCAAAGCTCACCGCTTGTAGATATTGTGTCCAAAGCTCACCGCTTGTAGATATTATGCCcaaagctcaccgctagtagatattgtgtcCAAAGTTTactgctagaagatattgtgcCGTGCCTAAATCTcaccgctaggagatattgtgaccaaagctcaccgctaggagatattgtgaccaaagctcaccgctagcagatattgtgcccaaagcctaccactagtagGTATTGTGCCCAAAtctcaccgctaacagatattgtgcCCAAAGCttatcgctagtagatattgtgcCAAAATcttaccgctagcagatattgtgcCCAAAGCttattgctagcagatattgtgcCCAAAGCttatcgctagcagatattgtgctTAAatctcaccgctagcagaaaTTGTGCCCAAATCtaactgctagcagatattgtgcCCAAATCTCAccgcaagcagatattgtgcCAAAAtatcaccgctagcagatattgtgctAAAatctcactgctagcagatattgtgcCCAAATCTCACCTCAAGCAGATATTGTGCCAAAAtatcaccgctagcagatattgtatcCAAatctcaccgctagtagatattgtaccAAAatctcactgctagtagatagaTATTGTGCCAAAatctcactgctagtagatagaTATTGTGCCAAAatctcactgctagtagatagaTATTGTGCCAAAatctcactgctagtagatagaTATTGTGCCAAAatctcactgctagtagatagaTATTGTGCCAAAatctcactgctagtagatagaTATTGTGCCAAAatctcactgctagtagatagaTATTGTGCCAAAatctcactgctagtagatagaTATTGTGCCAAAatctcactgctagtagatagaTATTGTGCCAAAatctcactgctagtagatagaTATTGTGCCAAAatctcactgctagtagatagaTATTGTGCCAAAatctcactgctagtagatagaTATTGTGCCAAAatctcactgctagtagatagaTATTGTGCCAAAATCTCACTGCTAGTAGGTAGATATTGTGCCAAAATCTCACTGCTAGTAGGTAGATATTGTGCCCAAatctcaccgctagtagatagaTATTGTGCCCAAATCTCtccgctagtagatatcgtGACCAAAGCTCACTGCTAGTGGATATTGTGCCCAAatctcaccgctagcagatattgtgcCCAAatctcaccgctagcagatattgtgaCCAACGCTCACtactagcggatattgtcctctttgtgccttccctttcaggcttcccctcaaggtttttaaaacgcgtctcctaAGGAGGGgttttccatactcttataaacaatgttctgttctcctctccaaccgatgtgggatctcacaatccactatTTTTCAGggtcagcgtcctcactaacactcgtttctctctccaatcgatgtgtgatctcacaaaatAGATCCATAAAAGTTTCggaactaaatttataattttgaaagttcagaGACCAAATACACATGTTAGTCTTAAAATTCAAAGGTTCGATTTCCTTTATCGACACGATTAGGTTAAACTTTAATGAGTCAAAATTGGTCAAAAAGGGCTTTGCTGGCTCCCTCTCAACGTACAGTCTGTTCACTATTATCATTCCAACCAAGAACAGACATAGCCACCAAGCTCTCAAAGCGAAGGAAACGATGTCGTTTGAAGAAACAGAGCTGAGGCTAGGGTTGCCTGGAAATAATGGGAGTTCAGAAGTGACAAGGAAGAGAGTGTTCCATGAGGAGTCAGCTACAAATCACAAGCCTCCCCTACCCAAGTAAGTTCTACTTCATCTTTTAGAGTTTGAGTAACGTTTTCTTAGGGTCAATAACGTAAATCACCACTAAATCGAAAAGCTTAAACAGATAGATTACCGTAAACCGAACATATCAATACTTCAATGTTCTCTCCTGAGTTTGTGGACGTAAAAGTTTGTCGAACCTCAAGTAAGTAGAAAACAGTCTTAAGTGGAGGTCAAAACGTACACGGATTGtattgagttgagttgggttgagagaATTTGTTGAACAAACTCGAAATTTCAGGTTGGTTAGGTTGATGACCCGAACAACCCGAATAGAATTCAtaactcaacctaacccaactcaatttttatggtttgagTTAGTCCAAATTAGTCTGAGTTATTAAGTCATATAAGCACCCCTAATTAGAGAAAGATAAATGACATTATAGAGGTTCTAAGTACATACAAGACCTCTAACTCTGTCCCTTAACGAGATTACTTTAACACAACCCGTGTGTTTACTTAAGCTTATGGGTTGATCGAGAATGTCGAGTAATATTGTTGTTGCGAGCTTTGTAGGGCACAAGTGGTAGGTTGGCCACCAATAAGGTCGTATAGAAGGAACAGTCTGGCCCTCCGAAAGGGTAGCAACGAGGAAGAAAACGACGAGGTAGTGCTGATCAGTAGGAATAAGAATGGAAATATCGGAGCAGCTAGGTTCGTGAAGGTTAGCCTCGATGGTGCACCTTATCTTCGCAAAGTCGACTTGACCATGTACAACAGCTACAAACAACTCTCCCATGCCCTAGCCAAATTCTTCGGTGCCTTCACCATTGGTATTGAACGGGTTCTCGAACTTTTAATCAATGAATTCTCGAAACATTAGAAACTAGACGTgtaatttaacataatttacagaaatataaagaaatttaataaatttttcttttaattttcccGACTCTAGGTCACTGTGGATCCCAAGCAGTTGGGATGAAAGACTTCATGAATGAAAGCAAACTAATAGATCTTTTGAATGGTTCGGACTACGTTCCAACCTACCAAGACAAGGACGGTGATTGGATGCTCGTCGGTGAAGTTCCATGGCAGTAAGTGACAATTATctagaatttttaaatattttgtttttgtcttcAATTTATGAAAATCCTCCATGATAATAACTGTGCCAAATTTTTGCTAAATCCACCGTGAAAGATGCAAGAAATAACTCGAGTATAATACGTCTCTCAATATCCATGTAGgatgtttgttgaatcttgCAAACGTCTACGTATAATGAAAGGAAAGGAAGCCATTGACCTCGGTAAGATTGATAGATTTGTGTGTTTTCAGTATCGGTGAACgtagagatttgaatttatcgaGCATATTGTTTTAACCATTTTAGTTATGTTTAGGTTAACTTTACACCCGAAACAACTCCTTCAAATCTATATCATTAACATATCgggacgtttttttttttttttttcaccaagGGCTGTAGAGAAATGCAAGAACTCCAAGAACTAACTTCACCTTTGATATGGGCAAGGCATGCTAATTGGTTggtgttatatatatatatatatatatatatatatcaatcataatgtataatattaattatgtatCTTTGTGTAGTGTTTGTGTGTATACAATATGgtctactttttatttaagtgattaaatttgttttgtgTTAATGTTGAATATAATCTTTCTTCCTGTCCCGTTTTCGGTTCCGTTTAACTAACGTAGAGAAATTTTTCGCTGCTTCCTCCTCCATTTCCCGTTTAAACAGAGATTCTCCTTCATGTTTGAGGCATGTCCTCACGACTCgattataattaaatgttataattgatactcatcttcaaaattctaGTCAATTTGAGCATTATTTAAGGGACAGAGATacaaattatagaaaattataattctatAATGTTAACGACTCGATCtctgtgggatctcataatccactctcCTTCGAGAACGAGTATGAGAACGAgtatcctcgttggcactcgttctcttctccaatcgatgttggatctcacaatccacccccttcaggatCTAGAGTCCTtcctggcacaccacctcggtgtctggctatgataccatttgtaacaactcaaactcacccatatcagatattgtcttctctttgagctttctcttacCGACTtctcttcaaagttttaaaacgcatctactagggaaaggttttcacacccttataaagaatgtttcgtttctctctccaactaacgtgggatctcataatccacccttcttTGAGAACcggtgtcctcgctggcactcgttctcttctccaatcgatgttggatctcacaatctacacTCTTCAAAACCCAGAGTCCctgctagcacaccaccccgataccatttgtaacaactcaaacccaccgatagcagatattgtcctctttgagattTCTCTTCCAAGtttttcctcaaaattttaaaacgcatctgctagtgagaggttttcataactggtaaagaatgtttcgttcctctataactgacgtgggatcttgTGTTTATGAAAAAGCCCGGCCCAAGTTTCTgttgagaaaaacaaaattgggcccaagcccactttgtaaaataaaataaaattaataaataaaacaaagaagaaaaccctaacCACCgtgtaaaataaaacaactcTTTCCTCACGCCGTCTCCTCCTCCGCCTCTCTCCCGTTCCTACTTTCGCCGCCGTCGTCGTTCTTTTCCGCTCGTGCCTCCGCCGCGGACTTCTTTCTTCCGTTCGTTCCGGTGCAGCTCTCTGTTAGCGGTTTTGCGCTGATTTTCTACTCCTTTGTTGTTACTGGTACGTCTTTCtaacgaaaaaaataaaaacattcttGCCGCAAATTGGGACGCGGTTTGTGTTTGTTGTTCTGATTCGGACATGATGAATGGGGCTTATTGTTATTCTGTAATGTAGAATTCAActacttgttttaaaaaattaagacaaAAAGGGTACACAATTTACAATGAAGGGATAAATTGAGCTTATGGATCGTGGGATCTTTTACTTCTGATGCGTTTTTTGTTATCTTCTCAATATGATTGGTTTTGCAGGAGCTGAGTGGAAGATGAGTTTAATATCTCAAAATGTTGCTGTAATTAGTAGTACTGAGAAGGTTAATGGGGATAATACTGTTGGCTCTTCATCTCTGTTGAGAAAAGTAGATGCTAGTGATGTAGAAAACTCTGGTGCGGATACTACTAGggcaaagaagagaaagaaagaacacaaaaaagaagatgaacaaatagtaaaagaacaacaaaaggaaatggagaagctcgaaaactttctttttggatCACTCTATTCCCCTGTTGAATTTGGGAAGgatgaagagaaaaatgatttcAGTGCTGAAGAAAAGGCTCCTGCTTTGTACATTATGGACCGCTCTGCAAATAATTCCCTTTCCGTGTATGAAAATGATGTTGGGCTCCTAGATGAGAGCTCGAGTAAGGAGGAAGCTCAGCAAAGAAAACCGGTATGGGTCGACGAGGAAGAGGAGAAGGCCTCAGTTAATATTACTAATGTTAGTAGACTGAGAAAATtgaggaaggaagaagatgagaaatcGATTTCGGGTTCAGAGTATGTGTCGCGACTGAGGGCTCAGCATGCCAAGCTAAACCCCGGAACCGAGTGGGCTCAACTTGATGCACAATCCAGGGGTGGcagtgatgatgatgatgatctaTCATCAGATGATGAAAATGCAGTTGCATTGGCTGATGGTTACGATAATGTCGATTCTATCGATGATATCCTTAGAACAAATGAGAATCTTGTAGCGAAGAGTGGTGCTAAATTGTTGCCTGGTCTTCTTGAATACTCGAGACTTGTCGATGCGAACGCACAGGAGCCATCAAATGGTCCTATCCATTCGGTCCAGTTTCATCGCAATGCTCAGTTACTGCTAGCTACTGGGTTGGATCGGAAGCTTCGATTTTTTCAGATTGATGGGAAACGGAATACCAAAATTCAGAGCATTTTTCTCGAGGATTGCCCCATACGAAAGGCATCATTTTTGCCTGATGGATCTCAGGTCATCATATCTGGGAGGAGAAAGTTCTTCTATAGCCTCGATCTAGTGAAGGCAAAAGTAGATAAAATAGGCCCTCTTGTAGGTAGAGAGGAGAAAAGCCTTGaagtttttgaagtttctcCTGATTCTAGCACGGTCGCATTCATAGGTAATGAAGGCTATATCCTGTTAGTGTCGACCAAAACAAAGGAGCTAATCGGGACGCTTAAGATGAATGGAACTGTTCGTTCCTTGGCGTTTGCCGACGATGGACAACAGCTACTGAGCTCTGGTGGCGACGGGCAGGTCTACCACTGGGATCTGAGAACAAGAACGTGCATCCACAAGGCTGTCGACGAAGGTTGCATCAATGGCACAGCACTTTGTACGTCTCCTAACGGAGCATTGTTTGCAGCGGGTTCTGACAGTGGGATCGTTAACATCTACAACAGACAAGAATTCTTAGGGGGCAAGAAGAAGCCATTGAAGGCCATTGAGAATCTGACCACCAAAGTAGACTTTCTCAAGTTCAATCACGATGCTCAAATATTGGCAATCTGTTCAAGGATGAAGAAAAGTAGTTTGAAGCTGATACACGTACCTTCTTTTACCATATTTTCGAACTGGCCGCCGCCGAAGAAGAACCTTCAGTACCCTTCATGCTTGGATTTCAGCCCCGAAGGAGGCTACATGGCTGTCGGAAATGCTGCTGGAAAGGTATTGTTGTATAAACTACATCATTATCAGCATGCTTAGATTTGATCTCCATAGGCTTAATCATAATGGATTGCTACAGTTTTGAcacttttattattagttCTTACAATCAGCTGTTACTTCAGCGAAGTGTCTGAAGTTTGTACCTTGTTTACTTATTAAGAGTCTGTTCTTTTGTTAAAAGATTAGAACTTGATATTAAGCGATTCTTTGAACTACGTTGCTCATATCTACCTCGTATCATAACcgttggttttttgtttttgagaattaagcttataaattatgttttctGATGTTGATTATTttgctctttctttcttgagAATGACCGCCTGAAAAGTCATCAAGACTAAGGAAGAATTGATTATATGTTtaggaaaattatttttaaccaCTGATAAGGCATTATTATAGCTATGATATCAATTAGACAGAGATGATTACGAGACAGGTTGGAGGTGAAATAGACGGAGAGATGTCTATGAGACTGATTGGGGGTGAAACAGACGGAGAGATGTCTACGAGTCGGGTTGGGGGTGAAATAGGCAGAGAGATGTCTACGAGAAGGGTTGGGGGTGAAATAGGCAGAGAGATGTCTATGAGACGGGTTAGGGGTGAAACAGGCAAAGAGAGATGTTTATGAGACGGGTTAGGGGTGAAAcaggcagagagagagagatgtttATGAGACGGGTTGGGGGTGAAAcaggcagagagagagagagagagagagagaNTTAGACAGAGATGATTACGAGACAGGTTGGAGGTGAAATAGACGGAGAGATGTCTATGAGACTGATTGGGGGTGAAACAGACGGAGAGATGTCTACGAGTCGGGTTGGGGGTGAAATAGGCAGAGAGATGTCTACGAGAAGGGTTGGGGGTGAAATAGGCAGAGAGATGTCTATGAGACGGGTTAGGGGTGAAACAGGCAAAGAGAGATGTTTATGAGACGGGTTAGGGGTGAAacagggagagagagagagatgtttATGAGACGGGTTGGGGGTGAAACAGGCAGAGAGAGATGTTTATGAGACGGATTGGGGGTGAAACAGGCAGAGAGAGATGTTTATGAGACGGATTGGGGGTGAAACAGGCAGAGAGAGAAGTTTATGAGACGGATTGGGGGTAAAACAGGCAGAGACGTCTACGAGACGGATTGGGGGTGAAACAGGCAGAGATGTCTACGAGACGGGTTTGGGGTGAAACAGGCAGAGATGTCTACGAGATGGGTTTGGGGTGAAACAGGCAGAGATGTCTACGAGACGAGTTGGGGGGTGAAACAGACAGAGATGTCTACGAGACGAGTTGGGGGGTGAAACAGACAGAGATGTCTACGAGACAGGTTGTGGGTGAAAGAGGCAAAGATGTCTACATGACAGGTTGGGGACGGACAAGGTTTCTCTACTCCCTCCTTCCTCCTTAGATCTCGAGGATCTTTACCTTATTCGAAGCCTTGGTCCCATGGAATAAACGGAtagatttcaaaaaaatttgtttttttacgagtaattttaaataaataaaaaggaagtgcaaataataataataaaaagaggaAGACAAAATAACTTTCCAAAAGAACGTTTGTCTTCATTCTCAGGTTCTAGataaatatcataaactaTCACCtcattctttattattattattttttaagataaaaatattttgaaagagTTGGAATTTTAAACAACTATGTTGGAATGTTTTCGAACTaactcaaaatatatatattattaacaaataaatacaattaagataaatgataaatattgattgaagttaaattataagtttattttttcaattttaaaaatttaggatttaAATCCATAATTATAGGAGAGGCTTTACGGCCGACAGAGATGATAACCGAAACGACATGTCGGAGGAATGAAGCTAACGAGAAGTAACGATAAGATATCGTCCCATCATCCCCGTCTGTCTCGCAGAATATCCATCACCGAAACAAATGGCGTGAAAGACACGCGGTATATGGCGCGAGTGGGGGAAAAGGCGGCAGTAATTATTTGAACTGTTATCGAGGCTACCACCCCTCGCCCCCACTCGCGTGTATCACCCAGTAAAGCCCATACAAAATCTCATTTCCTCTTTCTGAAACTTTCTGCCCCAACTTTCTCATAACTGAACCCATTATTCCCCCTCACATTTTCTAATCGGAATCTGTTTTTCATGGCGTTGTTGAACTCGAATTCGTCGTTGAGTTGAATCATTCACGCGCCAAATCACCGCAGATTTCCagattctttttcttcgaCGTGTTTTCACTGAGCATTGGTTTCCGAAGAAGAGCAATGGTTTTGGAATCGATATTGTTTTAGAGATGGCTGGAGATGGATTTGGATTCCCTGTGGAATCTCAGGCGGTTtcggtgaagaagaagacggcGACCACGACAACGACCACgacgacgaagaagaagaatactGTAGTTTCCAGGAGCTGGGTTTCGTTGGACCATGAAGGAAGGACTACGGTTTTGGACGTGGATAAGTATGCGCTTATGCAGAGAGTTCAGATTAATGCGAGAGATCTTCGGCTTCTTGATCCTCTGTTGTCGTATCCTTCCACTATCTTGGGCAGAGAAAGCGTGATTGTTCTCAATTTGGAGGTAAACTTACTCGAGATTGGTTCTTCTTGTGAAATTCTGCTGATCTAACTTACTTGAAATACATTTGTAATTTGTTTGTGTTATTATACTGATTTTGATTCTGGTATCGCTCTGGGATTTGGTCCAGCACATCAAGTCAATAATCACTGCAGACGAggtaataatttgtttatccTTTTCTTGATTAATTAACTGCTCATTAATTAATCTTTCCTTAAACTGATTATTTTGTTGGGCTTATTTAGGCTAATTCTTGTTTTACTCTGTTTATCTTATGATGGATTCTCTATCCAAACCCCTTTTTGGGGTTTTATAGTCCCAAAAAGGTTTCAAGTTGACTATTATAATGGAAGTATTTATGTGCTTAGACTGTTCAAAGGATGAATCAAAGTGACAAACCAAGACGTATGAGAGGAGAGCTAAAAGAAGAACTCAAACTCTTTTTCTTGGTTCAATTTTTACTATTTGTGTTTATAGGTGCTGCTTAGAGACCCAATGGATGAAAATGTAGTTCCAATTGTTGAAGAATTGCAGAGACGGTTGCCTTCCACAAATTCCCTGTACCAAGGacaaggggaagaagaagagcctTCCACCACTCAAAATGAGTTGGCTGAAAACGGTACATCTTGGGATGCCATATTTGGAAAGATAGTTATCATTGCTTGAAAATATTGTACTGTTTTAAATAGttgtttgaaatttctttcttcccttttaaGAGTTTTGTCATTCAATGCAGAATTTCCATTTGAGTTTCGTGCTTTAGAGGTCGCATTAGAAGCAATTTGTAGTTTTCTTGATGCACGCACAAGAGAACTGGAGACTGATACGTATCCTGCTTTAGATGAGCTGACCTCCAAGGTGAAGCTTGTTTAATTCTGCTCCCTTAGTACATATCCATTTAGTTGATCCATTCTTGAAATTTCAGCTTTTTACTGAAACAGAGATGAACTTTCACGGATCTATAATACACtgccttctttcttttttgagttttaaaaaagCGTTGGATGTTcttcttgaatttctttgtcttttttaaCTTCCTTATTCATCTCAAGTTCTCTAGGCTTGATTATTAATTGAAAGCATTTAGTTTATTAGTGGATTTGATGAACAAATGTCCAgataaaatgtattttcacTTTCAGTTAGATTTATTTCCATTAAGAGAAACAGTACTTTTTCATCAAGATAATTATCTTCAAGGGACTTTTATGGGTATAATCTTCCATACCATCTTATGTTTCTCTAGTAAAGACTTGAAAGTTGACAATGAAATACTAATGGAAGGTTGATATCCTTCTATTGGAAAGCCAATgtggtaaaataataataatagtaatagtaATATATGATTGTATTCTTTCAATTAGAGATtccattttagttttataattgTGGTTGGTACATGGGAAAGAGACGAGTCAtatttaatcaaattcaatGTTAACCTTTGGTTACAAACCTCATCAAAGTTATACTGCATTTATCATTAAGTCCTCAAAACAGCTACCTAAAAAGTTTTCGATTATGCTTTTGGGTGAATAGTTGTGTTGCTAACCATGTTCTTGTACTATTCAAGCTGTATCATAAAAAAGATTTTCTTCAAACGAACAGATACAAATGTTTACTACCCCCATCTagtgtttgatttgaattagGAACCGCATTCATGTCTTTACATGATTGCCTATTAGTGGCCATCAGTCAAAGAATTCTGAATTTATATGCAGATTAGCAGTCGTAACTTGGATCGAGTGCGCAAGCTGAAGAGTGCAATGACAAGGTTGACAAATCGGGTGCAAAAGGTAGCTCGTTTTCTATGCCATCTTGAGTATGAGGCTATGATCCCTTCTCTGCTTTCACTCTCTTGGGTCTTCAACTAAATATTTACAAACTAACAGCAAAGCGAAGTTGCATTGCTCGGCTCCGAGTTTGATACTACTCTAGGATGGTATATAGGTTGAGCTTCATGGTACTGGCTACTTTCAATTCTCAGGAGAAGTAGACAATAAATCATGAAGTACAAGTAGTTTTTTATTCCACGCTCATTCTTTTATATCTCGGGTTCCATATGCTGGATCTTTAATTACAACAGTCGGTCAACAATTCTGCTGAC
Protein-coding sequences here:
- the LOC111776495 gene encoding U3 small nucleolar RNA-associated protein 18 homolog produces the protein MSLISQNVAVISSTEKVNGDNTVGSSSLLRKVDASDVENSGADTTRAKKRKKEHKKEDEQIVKEQQKEMEKLENFLFGSLYSPVEFGKDEEKNDFSAEEKAPALYIMDRSANNSLSVYENDVGLLDESSSKEEAQQRKPVWVDEEEEKASVNITNVSRLRKLRKEEDEKSISGSEYVSRLRAQHAKLNPGTEWAQLDAQSRGGSDDDDDLSSDDENAVALADGYDNVDSIDDILRTNENLVAKSGAKLLPGLLEYSRLVDANAQEPSNGPIHSVQFHRNAQLLLATGLDRKLRFFQIDGKRNTKIQSIFLEDCPIRKASFLPDGSQVIISGRRKFFYSLDLVKAKVDKIGPLVGREEKSLEVFEVSPDSSTVAFIGNEGYILLVSTKTKELIGTLKMNGTVRSLAFADDGQQLLSSGGDGQVYHWDLRTRTCIHKAVDEGCINGTALCTSPNGALFAAGSDSGIVNIYNRQEFLGGKKKPLKAIENLTTKVDFLKFNHDAQILAICSRMKKSSLKLIHVPSFTIFSNWPPPKKNLQYPSCLDFSPEGGYMAVGNAAGKVLLYKLHHYQHA
- the LOC111811463 gene encoding magnesium transporter MRS2-I-like isoform X1 gives rise to the protein MAGDGFGFPVESQAVSVKKKTATTTTTTTTKKKNTVVSRSWVSLDHEGRTTVLDVDKYALMQRVQINARDLRLLDPLLSYPSTILGRESVIVLNLEHIKSIITADEVLLRDPMDENVVPIVEELQRRLPSTNSLYQGQGEEEEPSTTQNELAENEFPFEFRALEVALEAICSFLDARTRELETDTYPALDELTSKISSRNLDRVRKLKSAMTRLTNRVQKVRDELEQLLDDDDDMAELYLSRKVAGTPESGSGTPIWFLASPKDYSKMSKTSRASAITFRGENDVEELEMLLEAYFMQIEGTLNKLITLREYIDDTEDYINIQLDNHRNQLIQLELFLSSGTVCLSIYSLVTAIFGMNIPYTWKEDHEHVFKWVVILTGIVCATIYVSLSSYARSKGLVGS
- the LOC111811923 gene encoding auxin-induced protein AUX28-like isoform X2 — translated: MLVLKFKGSISFIDTIRLNFNESKLVKKGFAGSLSTYSLFTIIIPTKNRHSHQALKAKETMSFEETELRLGLPGNNGSSEVTRKRVFHEESATNHKPPLPKAQVVGWPPIRSYRRNSLALRKGSNEEENDEVVLISRNKNGNIGAARFVKVSLDGAPYLRKVDLTMYNSYKQLSHALAKFFGAFTIGHCGSQAVGMKDFMNESKLIDLLNGSDYVPTYQDKDGDWMLVGEVPWQMFVESCKRLRIMKGKEAIDLGL
- the LOC111811923 gene encoding auxin-induced protein AUX28-like isoform X1 → MLVLKFKGSISFIDTIRLNFNESKLVKKGFAGSLSTYSLFTIIIPTKNRHSHQALKAKETMSFEETELRLGLPGNNGSSEVTRKRVFHEESATNHKPPLPKAQVVGWPPIRSYRRNSLALRKGSNEEENDEVVLISRNKNGNIGAARFVKVSLDGAPYLRKVDLTMYNSYKQLSHALAKFFGAFTIGHCGSQAVGMKDFMNESKLIDLLNGSDYVPTYQDKDGDWMLVGEVPWQMFVESCKRLRIMKGKEAIDLEKCKNSKN
- the LOC111811463 gene encoding magnesium transporter MRS2-I-like isoform X2; this encodes MAGDGFGFPVESQAVSVKKKTATTTTTTTTKKKNTVVSRSWVSLDHEGRTTVLDVDKYALMQRVQINARDLRLLDPLLSYPSTILGRESVIVLNLEHIKSIITADEVLLRDPMDENVVPIVEELQRRLPSTNSLYQGQGEEEEPSTTQNELAENEFPFEFRALEVALEAICSFLDARTRELETDTYPALDELTSKISSRNLDRVRKLKSAMTRLTNRVQKVRDELEQLLDDDDDMAELYLSRKVAGTPESGSGTPIWFLASPKDYSKMSKTSRASAITFRGENDVEELEMLLEAYFMQIEGTLNKLITLREYIDDTEDYINIQLDNHRNQLIQFSEK